The Leptotrichia sp. OH3620_COT-345 genome segment ATTAGAAAACATATATGTCCTGAGAAGGGCTGCCCTCTGTTTCATTCCTCCTGAAAGCTGACCCGGATATTTTTTTTCAGTTCCTTCGAGTCCAAACTGTGTAAAATAATCCCTCGCCTTTTCCCTTGCCGTTTTTTTACTTTCACCTTTTATTACAAGGGGAAGTGACACATTATCAATAACTGTTTTGAAAGGCAGTAATAAATCTTTCTGAAGCATATAACTTATATTCCCTGATTTTCCCGTTATATCTTTATCGTTCATTTCCACTGTTCCTTTATTTGGAAGCAGCAGTCCTGCAATAACATTGAATAAAGTTGTTTTCCCTACTCCGCTTAATCCTAAAATACATACAAGTTCATTTTCATAAAGCCTGACAGAAATATTTTCAATGACTTTTTTATCTTCGAATTGTACGGAAACATTTTTTGTTTCCAGTTTTATACAGGATTTTTCCTTTTTATTTTTAATTAATATACTCATCTATACTGCCTTTCATTTTATATTTCACATTTTTTATTTTAAGTATTCGTTCGAAAATCCGTATCCTTTAGGAATTTCTTTTTTTACAAGTTGATTTTTAAACAACCACTCATAAAACATATCCCAACGTGTCGGATTTATAATTCCCCACTCGGATACTTCAGCTTTATACTGAGTTGCCAACCACTTCTGACTTGCTATTGCAAGTTCAGGTTTCAGTTCGGGAGCATTTTTTACTAATATTTTAGCTGCTTCTTCAGGATTTACAATTGCATATTCATATCCTTTTTTTATTGCCTTTAAAACTTTTTTTGCTTCTTCAGGATTCTTTTTCAAATATTCATTATTTGCAATAATAACAGGACTGTAATAATCAAGCTCCTTACCGTAGTCGGAAAATTTCAGAAAATTCGTTTTAAGTCCTGCAAGTTCTGTCGCTATACCGTCCCATGCATAATATACCCATACAGCGTCAATATCTGTTTTCAATGCAGTGATAACATCCGTAACCGTATTCGGTATCATTTTTATTTTTTCATAATTTCCTCCATCATCAGTTACTACTTTTTTAATTATTGCCTTTTCTATTTCATCATCCCAAGTGGCATATTTATGATTTTCCATTTTTTTAGGACTGTCTATACCTTTATCTTTTAATGATATTATACCTGAAGTATTATGCTGTATTATAACTGCCACTGCAGTTACAGGAACAGGTGCGTCCGTAGCGAAAGATTTCGCCAGTGTATCCTGAAAACTTATCCCGAACTGAGCTCCTCCGGCTCCTATAAGTGCTGTCGTACTCCCTTCAGGCGGTTGCACTATTTCAACATTTTCAAGACCTTCTTCTTTAAAATATCCAAGTTCCTTTGCTACAAATAACCCTGTATGATTTGTATTTGGGGTCCAGTCAAGAACTATACTTATTTTCGGGGAAGGTGTTTCCGTTGTTATTTTTTCAGTTCCTTCCGCTTTTTTTTCTCCACTTTCTTTATTTCCGGAATTTCCACATGCCACAATAAGAATAAGTAAAGAACTTAAAAACAAAGTTTTTAGAAATTTTTTCATTTTTGTTCATCTCCTTTATATAATTAAAAGTAATTTTATTAAATAGTTTAATATTTTCAATAAATAAAACATATTTTTATTTTTGCTTTGATTTAATTTAAAAATAATTTTTCAGTTATAATACAGCATGTATTTTTTAAAATTATCGGTTATTGTTTTTATTAATTTCATAAAAACAGTATTGTATATAAAATTTATGATTTTGAACTGTTTTTCCAAATTTAATGAAACAAACTTCGCTTTCAATTAAAAACTATATACTAATTTATAATCAAAAAACTATTTTTCCCACGGCATAATTTTTTTCTGTATTTTTCTCACAAGATACATTAAAAATAAGCTTATTGCAGATATGAAAAATATTACTGCAAACATTTTATCAAAAGAATAAGACTTTCTTACTCTTGTCATATACACTCCCAGTCCGTCAAATCCTCCAAGCCACTCAGCAACCACTGCTCCTATGACAGAATAAGATACTGAAACTCTGAGTCCTGCAAAAAAGTATCCTATAGAACTCGGTAACTTTATATGGATAAAATTTTGAAACGATGTTGCTCCCATTGTTTTAAGAAGATTTAAAGCATCTCTGTCAGCAGACTTGAATCCGTCAAGCAATCCGACAGTTATAGGAAAAAAAGATGTAATAATTATTAATGTTATCTTAGGCAACATTCCATAACCGAGCCATAAAACAAGAAGAGGGGCTATCGCGACCGTAGGAATTGTCTGGGTTATAATAAGAACAGGATAAATTGCTTTATATGCAAAGTTAAATCTGTCCATCATAATTGCCGTAACAAAACCCAGAAGAATACCCAGACCTAATCCGAGAAAAGCTTCAGAAAGTGTAAAAACTGTATGATGCATAAGAAGCTTAAAATCTGAAATAAATGCCTTTACTACATCCAAAGGTGAGGGAAGCATAAATTTCGGAACAATTCCGGTCATTGAAAGTATTTGCCATAAAATAAGCATAAAAGCTATTACTACAAAGGGAGCTGTCTTATCGACAGTTTTATTCAGAATGTTTCGAGATTTTCTCCTCAATAGTCAATACATCTCCTTTCGGTCTATAAATTACTTTTATATGAGACATAACTCCCGGAGCCCCTGCTTTTACAGCTATAATCTGACACTGTTTCACTATTTCCATTAATTCTTCATATCGCCCTTCTACTGTAGTTTCAAAAGGGCCTACAAGAGTTTTCAGATTTTTACTTTTAATAAAGGCTATAACTTCATCTATAATTCTTATTGCCTCATCCCTTTCATACACACTTGGTGTCACTTGTATTGCAATACTTGCATTTATTTCATTTGACATTAAAAAATCCTCCTTTAAGTTTTGACAAAAGGAGGTATTTTAATATTTATTTTTACAATTATATTTACATATTATTTATCCGGAGTTTTTCCTGATATTCTTTATGGACAATATTATTATTTTTTCCTATTTTCTTGTAAAAATTTAATTATTAAATATACTCCCTTCGTCGGCATTATCCGAATCAGGTTTAACGGGTTAAGTTAAAATAACTACTCTCAGCAATATAGCTCCCCGGTATTTTAATTTTCGGTTGTATAATTTAGTATATATTTATTTTGGTCATCTGTCAAATTTATATTTTTATTATTTTATAGTATAACGGATTTACAGTATTTTCAAGTTATACTAACTGTATTTAAAATTTATTCAACAAAAATTTTTCATAATTTTCAAAATTTCTTTACTATTTAATAATTTTCAGGAAATAGTATTCTTTCTACACCCTCTATAATTATATGAAGTATCATCATATGAACTTCCTGTATTCTGTCGGATGTTTCACCCGGAATGATAAATTCATAATCACACATCCCTTTCATTTTTCCACCGTCTTTTCCTAAAAGTCCTACCGTTTTAAGTCCTTTTTCCTTAGCGGTTTTTACAGCTTCGATTATATTTCCTGAATTACCTGATGTAGATATTCCAAAAAAGAAATCTCCTGTCTGTCCGAAAGCTTCCACACCTTTAGCAAATATAAAATTAAAACCGTAATCATTTCCTACACATGTAATATGGGAAGAATCGCTTATACTTATAGACGGCAAAGCTCTTCTATCTTTTCTGAATCTTCCTGTAAATTCTTCTGCAAAGTGCATTGCATCACAGTTACTTCCTCCATTTCCTGCTATAAGTGATTTATTCCCGTTTTTATATGCTTCAGCCAATTCTTCGGAAATTTTTACAGTTTTCTCAATATTTTCACTATTTTCAACAAACTGTTTTACAGTTTCATACGCTGTCATATATGAATTTTTGATATGCTCATTTAACAAAATTATCACCTCATTGTATTTTTTTAATTAGTTTATATGTTTTATTTTATTTTCTTTTCAGTGAACAATGTTCTGTTTATTTTATAGTTCTGTAAAAATTCCACAAATTTTGTAATTCCTTCTTTATCTTCGTTTTCCCTTACAAATACTATCTGAAATTTATCTTCAGATTTTTCAAAACTGTGAATTACTTTTAATGTTCCTTTTGTTATTTCTTCATAAACACTATAATATGGTAACACTGCAAATCCCAGTCCGTTTTTCACGAGATTTTTCATTGTTTCTATACTTCCATTTATAGTTATTCTCTTATCTAAATTAAATCCTATTATTTTTTCAAATAAATCAAGATATTTATTTGTAAGTACTGTGTCTCTTTTAAGTAAAGGCAGTTCCATCAGCTCTTTATAGTCTTTGATATCATTTCCCGCTATTACTACAAAAGGATACTCTTCAGTTTCAATGACTTTTATTTCCTTATCTTCAATAAAGTATTCCTCCATTAAAGCAACATCTACCGTTCCTTCTTTTAAATGTTTTACAAGAGATTCCCTATTTTTTATATATAAATCAAATTCTATTTCAGGATTGTTTTTTCTAAATTCTATCATTATACGAGGTAAAACGGGTTCTCCTATGTTATGTGTGGCTCCGATAGAAATCTTTCCTTTTTTATACTGAAGTATTTTTTTCATTTCATTTTCCATTCTTGAAATCTTTTCAAAAACATCCTGAGACATTTTAAAAAGTTCTTTTCCTGCAAATGTAAGTTTGAAATTTTTGGAATTTCTTTCTATCAGTTGTAATCCTAGTGTATATTCCAGTTTTTTTATCTGTATGGATACTGCAGATTGACTTATATATAATTTTTTTGCAGCTTTTGTAAAACTTTTCTCATTACACGCTTCAAAAAATATTTTTAAGTGATGTATGTCCATCTTAAATTTTCTCCAATCATATATTTTATTTATATTATTATATAATATTTATAATCATTTGTCCAGTATATTTTTAAAGGGACTTTTATTTATACTT includes the following:
- a CDS encoding ABC transporter ATP-binding protein, coding for MSILIKNKKEKSCIKLETKNVSVQFEDKKVIENISVRLYENELVCILGLSGVGKTTLFNVIAGLLLPNKGTVEMNDKDITGKSGNISYMLQKDLLLPFKTVIDNVSLPLVIKGESKKTAREKARDYFTQFGLEGTEKKYPGQLSGGMKQRAALLRTYMFSNEVALLDEPFSALDAITKHKMHMWYLDIMKEIKMSTLFITHDIDEAILLSDRIYILSGSPGEITAEIGIEMDREGNNEEIQLSEKFLNYKRKILSYLK
- a CDS encoding ABC transporter substrate-binding protein, with amino-acid sequence MKKFLKTLFLSSLLILIVACGNSGNKESGEKKAEGTEKITTETPSPKISIVLDWTPNTNHTGLFVAKELGYFKEEGLENVEIVQPPEGSTTALIGAGGAQFGISFQDTLAKSFATDAPVPVTAVAVIIQHNTSGIISLKDKGIDSPKKMENHKYATWDDEIEKAIIKKVVTDDGGNYEKIKMIPNTVTDVITALKTDIDAVWVYYAWDGIATELAGLKTNFLKFSDYGKELDYYSPVIIANNEYLKKNPEEAKKVLKAIKKGYEYAIVNPEEAAKILVKNAPELKPELAIASQKWLATQYKAEVSEWGIINPTRWDMFYEWLFKNQLVKKEIPKGYGFSNEYLK
- a CDS encoding ABC transporter permease, with the protein product MLILWQILSMTGIVPKFMLPSPLDVVKAFISDFKLLMHHTVFTLSEAFLGLGLGILLGFVTAIMMDRFNFAYKAIYPVLIITQTIPTVAIAPLLVLWLGYGMLPKITLIIITSFFPITVGLLDGFKSADRDALNLLKTMGATSFQNFIHIKLPSSIGYFFAGLRVSVSYSVIGAVVAEWLGGFDGLGVYMTRVRKSYSFDKMFAVIFFISAISLFLMYLVRKIQKKIMPWEK
- a CDS encoding thiamine-binding protein — its product is MSNEINASIAIQVTPSVYERDEAIRIIDEVIAFIKSKNLKTLVGPFETTVEGRYEELMEIVKQCQIIAVKAGAPGVMSHIKVIYRPKGDVLTIEEKISKHSE
- the gmhA gene encoding D-sedoheptulose 7-phosphate isomerase → MTAYETVKQFVENSENIEKTVKISEELAEAYKNGNKSLIAGNGGSNCDAMHFAEEFTGRFRKDRRALPSISISDSSHITCVGNDYGFNFIFAKGVEAFGQTGDFFFGISTSGNSGNIIEAVKTAKEKGLKTVGLLGKDGGKMKGMCDYEFIIPGETSDRIQEVHMMILHIIIEGVERILFPENY
- a CDS encoding LysR family transcriptional regulator → MDIHHLKIFFEACNEKSFTKAAKKLYISQSAVSIQIKKLEYTLGLQLIERNSKNFKLTFAGKELFKMSQDVFEKISRMENEMKKILQYKKGKISIGATHNIGEPVLPRIMIEFRKNNPEIEFDLYIKNRESLVKHLKEGTVDVALMEEYFIEDKEIKVIETEEYPFVVIAGNDIKDYKELMELPLLKRDTVLTNKYLDLFEKIIGFNLDKRITINGSIETMKNLVKNGLGFAVLPYYSVYEEITKGTLKVIHSFEKSEDKFQIVFVRENEDKEGITKFVEFLQNYKINRTLFTEKKIK